One window of the Grus americana isolate bGruAme1 chromosome 13, bGruAme1.mat, whole genome shotgun sequence genome contains the following:
- the IRX6 gene encoding iroquois-class homeodomain protein IRX-6 isoform X1: MSFSQFGYPYSTTSQFFVPASPSTTCCEAAPRSGPDASSAPAAASLCCAPYESRLLAPGRAELNAALGMYGAPYAAGQGYGNYLPYSAEPAALYTALNPQYEIKDGAGTLHSGIAQPAAYYSYDHSLGQYQYDRYGTVDFSGSARRKNATRETTSTLKTWLYEHRKNPYPTKGEKIMLAIITKMTLTQVSTWFANARRRLKKENKMTWSPKNKAGEERKEETPREEEEYGAESEGREQKSCKEDKELRFSDLDDLEEEEEEEEEAGKPEKGRASSLQEAPSLGAALPEAPRSDCSLPGPFRAFPCAKAPAADFAPVALPGPPPPYAPAEKPRIWSLARTAGASAARRGSPEGRGAEGGGGAAGELPLPAKAFRSSAFNLQSLPRTCASHRGLGEPCQYAAAGEGFGRGAKGSPGGAELGGTCLDRLRTAFRPVLRRAARPFLSADDGAPAAARLSA; this comes from the exons ATGTCCTTCTCCCAGTTCGGATACCCCTACAGCACCACTTCACAG TTTTTCGTGCCCGCCAGCCCCAGCACGACCTGCTGCGAGGCTGCCCCCCGCTCCGGGCCGGATGCCTCCTCGGCGCCGGCCGCCGCCTCCCTCTGCTGCGCCCCGTACGAGAGCCGGCTGCTGGCGCCCGGCCGCGCCGAGCTCAATGCGGCGCTGGGCATGTACGGCGCCCCGTACGCCGCCGGCCAGGGCTACGGCAACTACCTGCCCTACAGCGCGGAGCCCGCCGCGCTCTACACCGCGCTG AACCCCCAGTACGAGATCAAGGACGGTGCCGGCACGTTGCATTCGGGAATCGCGCAGCCCGCTGCCTACTATTCCTACGATCATTCCTTGGGGCAGTACCAGTACGACAG GTACGGGACGGTGGATTTCAGTGGTTCGGCCAGACGCAAAAATGCAACGCGAGAGACGACGAGCACCCTCAAGACCTGGTTGTACGAGCACCGCAAAAACCCCTACCCCaccaaaggagagaaaatcaTGCTGGCCATCATCACCAAAATGACCCTGACGCAAGTGTCCACTTGGTTTGCTAACGCCAGACGGAGgctcaagaaagaaaacaaaatgaccTGGTCTCCCAAGAACAAAGcgggggaagagagaaaagaagaaaccccGCGGGAAGAAGAGGAATACGGCGCGGAGAGCGAAGGCAGAG agcagaagagctgcAAGGAGGACAAGGAGCTGCGGTTCAGCGACCTGGACgacctggaggaggaggaggaggaggaagaggaggcggGGAAGCCGGAGAAGGGCCGggccagctccctgcaggaagCCCCCAGCCTCGGCGCGGCGCTGCCCGAGGCTCCGCGGAGCGACTGCAGCCTGCCCGGCCCCTTCCGCGCCTTTCCTTGCGCCAAGGCCCCCGCTGCGGACTTCGCCCCCGTCGCCCtgcccggcccgccgccgccctACGCGCCCGCGGAGAAGCCGCGCATCTGGTCGCTGGCGCGCACCGCCGGGGCCAGCGCGGCGCGCAGGGGCAGCCCCGAGGGCCGCGGCGcggaggggggcggcggcgcggcgggggagctgcctctgcccgcCAAGGCCTTCCGGAGCTCCGCTTTCAACCTGCAGTCGCTCCCGCGGACCTGCGCGTCCCACCGCGGCCTGGGGGAGCCGTGCCAGTACGCGGCGGCGGGCGAAG GCTTCGGGCGGGGCGCCAAGGGCAGCCCGGGAGGCGCCGAGCTAGGCGGGACCTGCCTGGACAGGCTGCGGACGGCGTTCCGGCCGGTGCTGCGGAG GGCCGCCCGCCCCTTCCTGAGCGCTGACGACGGGGCTCCGGCTGCAGCGAGGCTCTCGGCTTGA
- the IRX6 gene encoding iroquois-class homeodomain protein IRX-6 isoform X3, whose translation MSFSQFGYPYSTTSQNPQYEIKDGAGTLHSGIAQPAAYYSYDHSLGQYQYDRYGTVDFSGSARRKNATRETTSTLKTWLYEHRKNPYPTKGEKIMLAIITKMTLTQVSTWFANARRRLKKENKMTWSPKNKAGEERKEETPREEEEYGAESEGREQKSCKEDKELRFSDLDDLEEEEEEEEEAGKPEKGRASSLQEAPSLGAALPEAPRSDCSLPGPFRAFPCAKAPAADFAPVALPGPPPPYAPAEKPRIWSLARTAGASAARRGSPEGRGAEGGGGAAGELPLPAKAFRSSAFNLQSLPRTCASHRGLGEPCQYAAAGEGFGRGAKGSPGGAELGGTCLDRLRTAFRPVLRRAARPFLSADDGAPAAARLSA comes from the exons ATGTCCTTCTCCCAGTTCGGATACCCCTACAGCACCACTTCACAG AACCCCCAGTACGAGATCAAGGACGGTGCCGGCACGTTGCATTCGGGAATCGCGCAGCCCGCTGCCTACTATTCCTACGATCATTCCTTGGGGCAGTACCAGTACGACAG GTACGGGACGGTGGATTTCAGTGGTTCGGCCAGACGCAAAAATGCAACGCGAGAGACGACGAGCACCCTCAAGACCTGGTTGTACGAGCACCGCAAAAACCCCTACCCCaccaaaggagagaaaatcaTGCTGGCCATCATCACCAAAATGACCCTGACGCAAGTGTCCACTTGGTTTGCTAACGCCAGACGGAGgctcaagaaagaaaacaaaatgaccTGGTCTCCCAAGAACAAAGcgggggaagagagaaaagaagaaaccccGCGGGAAGAAGAGGAATACGGCGCGGAGAGCGAAGGCAGAG agcagaagagctgcAAGGAGGACAAGGAGCTGCGGTTCAGCGACCTGGACgacctggaggaggaggaggaggaggaagaggaggcggGGAAGCCGGAGAAGGGCCGggccagctccctgcaggaagCCCCCAGCCTCGGCGCGGCGCTGCCCGAGGCTCCGCGGAGCGACTGCAGCCTGCCCGGCCCCTTCCGCGCCTTTCCTTGCGCCAAGGCCCCCGCTGCGGACTTCGCCCCCGTCGCCCtgcccggcccgccgccgccctACGCGCCCGCGGAGAAGCCGCGCATCTGGTCGCTGGCGCGCACCGCCGGGGCCAGCGCGGCGCGCAGGGGCAGCCCCGAGGGCCGCGGCGcggaggggggcggcggcgcggcgggggagctgcctctgcccgcCAAGGCCTTCCGGAGCTCCGCTTTCAACCTGCAGTCGCTCCCGCGGACCTGCGCGTCCCACCGCGGCCTGGGGGAGCCGTGCCAGTACGCGGCGGCGGGCGAAG GCTTCGGGCGGGGCGCCAAGGGCAGCCCGGGAGGCGCCGAGCTAGGCGGGACCTGCCTGGACAGGCTGCGGACGGCGTTCCGGCCGGTGCTGCGGAG GGCCGCCCGCCCCTTCCTGAGCGCTGACGACGGGGCTCCGGCTGCAGCGAGGCTCTCGGCTTGA
- the IRX6 gene encoding iroquois-class homeodomain protein IRX-6 isoform X2, with translation MSFSQFGYPYSTTSQFFVPASPSTTCCEAAPRSGPDASSAPAAASLCCAPYESRLLAPGRAELNAALGMYGAPYAAGQGYGNYLPYSAEPAALYTALNPQYEIKDGAGTLHSGIAQPAAYYSYDHSLGQYQYDRYGTVDFSGSARRKNATRETTSTLKTWLRRLKKENKMTWSPKNKAGEERKEETPREEEEYGAESEGREQKSCKEDKELRFSDLDDLEEEEEEEEEAGKPEKGRASSLQEAPSLGAALPEAPRSDCSLPGPFRAFPCAKAPAADFAPVALPGPPPPYAPAEKPRIWSLARTAGASAARRGSPEGRGAEGGGGAAGELPLPAKAFRSSAFNLQSLPRTCASHRGLGEPCQYAAAGEGFGRGAKGSPGGAELGGTCLDRLRTAFRPVLRRAARPFLSADDGAPAAARLSA, from the exons ATGTCCTTCTCCCAGTTCGGATACCCCTACAGCACCACTTCACAG TTTTTCGTGCCCGCCAGCCCCAGCACGACCTGCTGCGAGGCTGCCCCCCGCTCCGGGCCGGATGCCTCCTCGGCGCCGGCCGCCGCCTCCCTCTGCTGCGCCCCGTACGAGAGCCGGCTGCTGGCGCCCGGCCGCGCCGAGCTCAATGCGGCGCTGGGCATGTACGGCGCCCCGTACGCCGCCGGCCAGGGCTACGGCAACTACCTGCCCTACAGCGCGGAGCCCGCCGCGCTCTACACCGCGCTG AACCCCCAGTACGAGATCAAGGACGGTGCCGGCACGTTGCATTCGGGAATCGCGCAGCCCGCTGCCTACTATTCCTACGATCATTCCTTGGGGCAGTACCAGTACGACAG GTACGGGACGGTGGATTTCAGTGGTTCGGCCAGACGCAAAAATGCAACGCGAGAGACGACGAGCACCCTCAAGACCTGGTT ACGGAGgctcaagaaagaaaacaaaatgaccTGGTCTCCCAAGAACAAAGcgggggaagagagaaaagaagaaaccccGCGGGAAGAAGAGGAATACGGCGCGGAGAGCGAAGGCAGAG agcagaagagctgcAAGGAGGACAAGGAGCTGCGGTTCAGCGACCTGGACgacctggaggaggaggaggaggaggaagaggaggcggGGAAGCCGGAGAAGGGCCGggccagctccctgcaggaagCCCCCAGCCTCGGCGCGGCGCTGCCCGAGGCTCCGCGGAGCGACTGCAGCCTGCCCGGCCCCTTCCGCGCCTTTCCTTGCGCCAAGGCCCCCGCTGCGGACTTCGCCCCCGTCGCCCtgcccggcccgccgccgccctACGCGCCCGCGGAGAAGCCGCGCATCTGGTCGCTGGCGCGCACCGCCGGGGCCAGCGCGGCGCGCAGGGGCAGCCCCGAGGGCCGCGGCGcggaggggggcggcggcgcggcgggggagctgcctctgcccgcCAAGGCCTTCCGGAGCTCCGCTTTCAACCTGCAGTCGCTCCCGCGGACCTGCGCGTCCCACCGCGGCCTGGGGGAGCCGTGCCAGTACGCGGCGGCGGGCGAAG GCTTCGGGCGGGGCGCCAAGGGCAGCCCGGGAGGCGCCGAGCTAGGCGGGACCTGCCTGGACAGGCTGCGGACGGCGTTCCGGCCGGTGCTGCGGAG GGCCGCCCGCCCCTTCCTGAGCGCTGACGACGGGGCTCCGGCTGCAGCGAGGCTCTCGGCTTGA